A portion of the Girardinichthys multiradiatus isolate DD_20200921_A chromosome 23, DD_fGirMul_XY1, whole genome shotgun sequence genome contains these proteins:
- the LOC124860093 gene encoding uncharacterized protein LOC124860093, translating to MAMLCAKNNVAFNFCDDFNKCVAEMFPDSAIARIFSAGKTKATQLIKGAIATELDDELAKTCRSQPFSVMCDESNNRKGNKEFVILTRLYNEATLQVVTRFMEMPVCNVGNAENLYEKLSEALRKRGIPWENLIAFNSDNASVMKGRHNSVISRLKQSQPHVQDLGCICHLAQLATGCGTRAAQVPVEDILVGIYTHFDKSAKRCELYKGFVDFTDSDHLKLLRYCSTRWLSLLTCIQRVLNQWDALQAHFNSHEEVERSAKVRDLASHLRDPIVKAYFMFLSAALKPLYEFNIVFQSEAVQIHRLEEEMCRLIKRILGFLIPARAIMGVPLKEVEYGEGHQLADEELFIGAETKAFMARKELPVSAEKNIFQSVRRFYEAVLQKMFSSFPLDHPLLKDMKVLDPAARLDITPGTGRC from the exons ATGGCAATGCTGTGTGCCAAAAACAATGTTGCTTTCAACTTCTGTGATGACTTCAATAAGTGTGTAGCTGAAATGTTCCCGGACTCTGCTATCGCACGGATATTCTCGGCGGGAAAAACCAAGGCTACCCAACTCATCAAAG GTGCCATAGCAACAGAGCTAGATGACGAGTTGGCCAAAACATGCCGATCTCAGCCATTTTCTGTGATGTGCGACGAATCGAACaacagaaaaggaaataaagaatTTGTCATCCTAACTAGACTCTACAATGAGGCCACTCTGCAGGTCGTTACAAGATTCATGGAGATGCCTGTATGCAACGTGGGAAATGCAGAAAATCTGTATGAAAAACTGAGTGAAGCACTAAG AAAAAGGGGCATCCCATGGGAGAACCTGATAGCCTTTAACTCTGATAATGCGAGCGTCATGAAAGGCAGACACAACTCTGTTATCAGCAGACTGAAACAGAGCCAGCCCCACGTCCAGGACCTCGGCTGCATCTGCCACCTGGCACAGCTGGCCACTGGCTGTGGCACCAGAGCAGCCCAGGTACCGGTGGAAGACATCCTGGTGGGGATATACACCCACTTTGATAAAAG TGCAAAAAGATGTGAACTCTACAAAGGGTTTGTAGATTTCACTGATTCAGACCACCTGAAGCTCCTCAGGTACTGCAGCACCAGATGGCTGAGTCTGCTAACCTGTATCCAGAGAGTGTTGAACCAGTGGGATGCACTGCAG GCCCACTTTAACAGTCATGAGGAGGTGGAGAGGAGTGCCAAAGTGCGCGATCTAGCAAGCCATCTGCGTGATCCAATCGTGAAGGCTTACTTCATGTTCCTGAGTGCTGCCCTTAAGCCTTTATATGAATTTAATATTGTCTTCCAG tcagaggccgTGCAGATTCACAGACTTGAAGAGGAGATGTGCAGGCTGATCAAGAGGATCCTGGGGTTCCTCATACCAGCCAGGGCCATCATGGGTGTACCTCTCAAGGAGGTGGAGTATGGAGAAGGACATCAGTTGGCTGACGAAGAGCTCTTTATAGGAGCAGAAACAAAGGCATTCATGGCAAGGAAAGAGCTCCCTGTGTCAGCGGAGAAGAACATCTTTCA ATCTGTGAGAAGATTCTATGAAGCAGTGCTTCAGAAGATGTTCTCCTCCTTTCCTCTTGACCATCCACTCCTGAAGGACATGAAAGTGCTGGACCCTGCTGCTCGCCTTGACATTACTCCAGGGACAGGTAGATGTTAG
- the fibpa gene encoding fibroblast growth factor (acidic) intracellular binding protein a: MSVELDVFVGNTTIMDEEVYRLWLDGHTVNDAVKVRMDGGVLDECEANADVLLSDTMDQYRTFQMCERLLHSPAKLANQLLFQIPPHRQAMLIERYYAFDDAFIREILGKKLSKGTKKDLDDISTKTGVTLKSCRRQFDNFKRVFKVVEELKGPLVENIRQHFLLSDKLARDYAAIVFFANNRFETGKKKLQYLTFQDFAFCAGQLINNWTVGAFDNMVEDMDVDLDKEFLQELKELKVLITDKDLLDQHKSLVCTALRGKAKAFTEMEANFKNLSRNLVNIATKLTNTKDVRDFFIDLVEKFIEPCRSDRWTAADIKLYLTHYTNSAHILDTFKHQAVWDRYMGVIKSCIFKMYHD, translated from the exons ATGTCCGTAGAGCTAGATGTGTTCGTTGGAAACACCACCATCATGGATGAGGAGGTTTACCGGCTCTGGCTGGATGGACACACGG TGAACGATGCAGTGAAGGTGCGTATGGACGGAGGCGTGCTGGATGAGTGTGAGGCCAACGCAGATGTTCTCCTTAGCGACACCATGGACCAGTACAGGACTTTCCAGATGTGTGAACGTCTGCTTCACAGTCCGGCCAAACTCGCAAACCAGCTGCTCTTCCAGATCCCGCCTCACCGGCAAGCCATGCTCATAGAGAG GTACTATGCCTTTGATGATGCATTTATACGTGAGATCTTAGGAAAGAAACTCTCTAAAGGAACAAAGAAAGATTTGGACGATATCAGTACCAAGACAGGTGTGACACTGAAAAGCTGCAGACGACAG TTTGACAACTTCAAACGTGTTTTCAAAGTTGTGGAAGAGCTGAAGGGACCCCTGGTGGAGAACATACGtcagcatttccttctctctgaCAAGCTTGCGAG GGATTACGCTGCCATTGTTTTCTTTGCCAACAACCGCTTTGAGACGGGGAAAAAAAAGCTGCAGTATCTCACCTTCCAGGACTTTGCTTTCTGTGCCGGGCAGCTTATCAACAACTGGACAGTTGGGGCCTTTG ACAACATGGTGGAAGACATGGACGTCGATCTCGATAAAGAGTTTTTACAGGAGCTGAAAGAGCTGAAAGTTTTAATCACTGACAAAGATCTTTTGGATCAACACAAAAG TTTGGTCTGCACAGCTCTTAGAGGAAAAGCTAAAGCTTTCACAGAGATGGAAGCTAATTTTAAA AATCTCTCCAGAAACCTCGTCAACATTGCCACTAAGTTAACAAACACCAAAGATGTCAGAGATTTCTTCATTGATCTTGTAGAGAAG TTCATCGAGCCGTGCCGTTCAGACCGATGGACAGCTGCGGACATAAAACTTTACCTCACCCACTACACCAACTCTGCACACATTCTGGACACCTTCAA ACACCAGGCTGTGTGGGACAGATACATGGGCGTGATCAAAAGCTGCATCTTCAAAATGTATCACGACTGA
- the ccdc85b gene encoding coiled-coil domain-containing protein 85B, whose protein sequence is MGSESEIINRELSKVSDEDLLACSKEELVSRLRKEESEKISALIQRGRLIKEVNKQLQGHLLEIRELKVINQRLQEENTELRDLCCFLDDDRLKVKKLAREWQLFGHHAAKVMREDLGGYLKKLADLERMQDGLVKENMDLKELCLVLEEECVSRSDSSPGGSTELNLPCMVARDLGDGSSSTGSVGSPDQLHLVCSPDD, encoded by the coding sequence ATGGGCAGTGAGAGTGAGATCATAAACAGAGAACTGTCAAAGGTCTCTGATGAGGATTTGCTGGCCTGCTCCAAAGAGGAGCTGGTGAGCCGGTTGCGTAAGGAGGAGTCCGAGAAGATCTCCGCTCTGATCCAGCGCGGCAGGCTCATCAAGGAGGTCAACAAGCAGCTGCAGGGACACCTCCTGGAAATCAGGGAACTAAAAGTCATCAACCAGCGCCTGCAGGAGGAGAACACTGAGCTGCGGGACTTGTGCTGCTTCCTGGACGACGATAGGCTCAAGGTGAAGAAGTTGGCCCGGGAGTGGCAGCTTTTCGGCCACCACGCCGCCAAGGTGATGCGGGAGGACCTGGGCGGCTACCTGAAGAAGCTCGCCGACCTGGAGCGCATGCAGGACGGGCTAGTGAAGGAGAACATGGACCTGAAGGAGCTGTGCCTGGTGCTGGAGGAGGAGTGTGTGAGCAGAAGCGACTCCAGCCCCGGCGGGTCCACGGAGCTCAACCTGCCTTGCATGGTGGCCCGGGACTTGGGGGACGGGAGTTCCAGCACGGGCAGCGTGGGGAGTCCAGACCAGCTCCACCTGGTGTGCTCACCAGACGACTGA